The window ACATAGGGGAGGTCTGGACATGCATGTACTGATTGTAGACGATGAACCTGTCATTCGCAGAGGAATGGTAAAGATGGCGGAAATGTATACACCTTCTTTCTCGAAAATACAGACGGCTGAGAACGGCGTGGCTGCTTTAGAGCGGATTCGCGTCTGCGAGCCTGATCTAGTGTTGACGGATGTTCGCATGCCCAAAATGGACGGCTTGGAGCTCTGCAGAATCATTCATGAGGAATTTCCTCACATTAAGACCGTTGTAATATCCGGTTACAGTGACTTCGAATATGCCCAAAAAAGTATGGATTATGGTGTTCGGCACTATATGCTGAAACCGGTTACCAAATCAGATGTGCATGGCATGCTGGATCAATTGATCAAAAAGCCATCACGCAGCTATATGCCGCCTTCCCGTTATATCGAGTGGATTGATCAAATGGAACAGCAAATATGGGCTTTGCAAATGGAGGAACTGAGCAGCTTAATCAGCCGCTGGCGTGAATACTGCCTATCTGCCAATTTATCATTGGCCCAGCTTAAGGAGCTTCTGGATGATTGTAATGCGCTTCTTGTCAAACGCTTTCAAGGCCGCAATTATTCCCCGTCCTCCGTGCAAGCTCACTTGCAGGCGGATAGTGTGAAGGAAGCCCTCGAAGCGTTTGAGAAAGGTTTGAATCAAATGGCGAAAGGACTTCAAGATGTTCGAAGCGGCAGCTTCAAAGATCCTATGGAAGAGGCCAAAGGCTTTATCGACAGCCGGTTATCAGAGGACATTTCGCTGGATCAAGTCGCTGCGATGGTCGGATTGACACCTACCTATTTCAGCTCGCTTTTTAAAAAAGTAACGCAGGAAACCTTTGTTCAGTATCGGATCAAAAAAAGGATGACGAAGGCGAAGGAAATGCTGGCTATCCCTTATGTTCGAATCGTGGATGTGGCCTCCGATGTCGGGTATGACGATTACCCCCATTTTACGAAAACCTTCAAAAAAATTGTTGGCGTTTCGCCTTCTGAATATCGTGCAGGGCTTGGTATTAAATGAAAATTAGAGGTTTAACGAAAAAGCTATTCGTCTATTTTCTAATTGTCATTATTCTTTCTCTTAGCAGTGTCGGTATTTTCTCTTATATGACATCTTCCGATGAGTTAGCGGAAATGGTTGAGAACCAAATGAATCAAATCGTCGGGAACGCGGTTCATCATACGGATCTGTATTTGATTGATTATGAGCGCTCGATTGTCTCTATTTTGACGAACAGACAGGTTATGGAGTTTATTGATTTGAAAGCCAATCGGGAGGAATATGACTTTTTTACCTATCGGAAAATGATTCTCGAAACGAGTGTCGATCCGTTATTTATTCGCAATCCTAAATTAGCTTCTGTTTATTTGCTCAGCGATAAGCTGAATGCAGTCTATTACTATAATGGTGTGAATGAGCAATCCTTCAATGTTGAGGATAAACGGAAGCAGCGGGAATATTTACTCGCCAATACAACGCCTGACGGAAAATTAAGTATTTTGAACCACACCATTATTGAAGGTCAGGAGAATCAAATGCTCACGCTTGTCCGTCGTATCCGAGGCTTCACCTCGCCTGAATTGAGTGGCTTGCTCGCCATTGAGATGAGATCTGCTGATTTGTCTGCTCTATGGAAAGGAATTGATTTAGGTAAATACGGTTACCTGTTTATCATTGATGATAAGGGTCGTTATGTGTATCACCCCGAAGGAGTTAAAGTCGGATCCGATGTTCCCAATGATTTTGTGCAAAAGCTGAAACAGGCCGGGGATCATTCCTTTATTGATAGCAATGAAGGGGATCAGCGCATGTATCTAAGCCGCAAATCCGATTATTCGGGTTGGCAGCTTGTTGTCTCCATGCCGCTTCATGAACTGCGTAAACCGGTGGCTAACATCCGTTCGACAACGCTTGTAGTCGGGTTATTTACTCTGGCATTAGCGATTTTACTTGCCTACAGATTCGGTAAGTCGATTACCAAGCCGATTCAAGTACTTAAATCCGGGATGCGAGAGACGGAAAAAGGAAATTGGGCGACCATTCCACTCCCCTCTCACAGGGACGAAATTGTCGAACTCATGGTTCGCTATAACGTGATGGTCAATCGGTTATCTGAAGCGGTTGATCGCGTGGTTCAGGTCGAATTAAGCAATTCAGAAATTCGGATGGAGCGGCAGAAGGCTGAGTTTCAATCTCTTCAGCTGCAAATCAATCCTCATTTTATGTACAACACACTGGAGACGATTGTCTGCTATGCCACGATTCAGGATTCAGAGGAGATATCCGAAATTGTTAAGGCACTGGCTTATATGCTGCGCTACTCGGTCCAAACCAATCTGGAAGAAATTACGGTTGCGAACGAGTTGAAGCACGTTTTGTATTATCTGGTCGTGCTGAGGCATAGAATTGGCCGGGAATTCGAGATTGATGTTGCGATTAAACCCGAATATTTGCTACATGCCATGGTTCGGCTGACCCTTCAGCCTCTGGTCGAAAATGTGTTCCAGCATGCATTTCCGGAAGGATTGGAAGATTATCATTTCATCCGAATCGACGGAGGGGTAGAGGACGGAATCTTCTGGATTAGTGTAGAGGATAATGGTTCAGGGATGTCGGAGACACAACTTGCGCAGCTCCAAGAGAAGTTGAGCACAAACAGACTGGCAGATGCTGAAATAGATGAAGCAGGTAAAAAAGGCGGTATTGGTGTGCTGAACGTCCATCGCCGAATTCAAATGGTCTACGGGGAGAATTATGGACTGAGGATTGAAAGTATGGCTGAGCAGGGAACTAAAATGATCATGGTAATGCCTGCATCACCTAAACATTATGAAAAACCAAATCTTGAATAGGGGGCATAAACTTGAACAATCGCGAGAAATTGTGGTACCTTCAGCCTGCTAAGATGTGGGTAGAAGCGCTTCCGATCGGTAACGGTCGACTGGGCGGGATGATTTTTGGTCAAGTGCAAGAGGAAAGAATTCAATTAAATGAAGATTCCATCTGGTACGGAGGTCCTAAAGATGGCATCAACCCCGATGGTTCTCGATATTTAGAAGAAATCCGAGAGCTGCTTTTTGCCGGAAACGTCTTGGAAGCTACGCGATTAACACGAATGGCGCTCTTTTCCACACCTAAATATTATAATCCTTATCAGCCTTTGGGAGACCTAAGGCTTTATTTTCATGACCAGAAAGGCGAAGTTGAAGATTATCGGCGAGAATTGGATTTGAAGAAAGCCATCGCTCGTACAACTTATAGGGTGGGCGGAGTCAATTACCGTCGTACGATGTTTACCAGCTGTCCCGATCAAGTGATGATGATTCAATTGGAGTGCGATCAACCAGGCAAACTTCATTTCTCTGCGAATCTGAATCGCAGACCTTTTGAGGGGGAAACCGGCGCATTGTCGGAGGGTAGTATTTGGATGGGCGGAGAATGCGGGAAGCATGGTGTTGAATATGCTTGTGTGTTGAAAGCCAAATCCAAGGATGGTCATGTGTCCGTGATTGGCGACTTCCTGTCTGTGGAAGGGGCTAGCTCTGTGACATTGATGCTTGCCGCAGCCAGCACATTTCGAGAGTCAGATCCATTAGCAGCCTGCAAGCTTCAAATTGATGGCGCCGATCGGTTCAATGCTGACGAAATAGAACGCCGGCATATTCAAGATTATCAGGAATTGTACAATCGGGTGAGTTTGTCTTTGACGGAAAACGATCCTTTTGATGATTTGCCAACGGATGAGCGTTTGAAGCTTCTACAAGGGGATCAATCGACTGTGGATAGCGGTTTGATGGAGCTTTACTTTCAATACGGCCGTTATTTACTGATCGCCAGCTCCCGCCCAGGATGTCTGCCCGCGAATCTCCAAGGCATTTGGAATGACAGCTTTACACCTCCTTGGGAGTCCAAATATACAATTAATATCAATACACAAATGAATTATTGGCCAGCTGAGGTTTGCGGGTTATCGGAATGTCATGAACCGCTGTTCGACCATATCGAACGAATGCAGGTCAGTGGTCGGCAAACAGCGCGCGAGCTGTATGGCTGCTCGGGCTTTGTCGCTCATCACAACACGAACTTATGGGGAGAGACGCGGCCTGAAGGATTGTTCCCGACATGTGTGATATGGCCGATGGGAGCTGCATGGCTAAGCTTACACGTATGGGAGCATTTTGTTTTTACCGAAGATATGGATTTTTTACGGCATAGAGCCTACCCGATCTTGAAGGATGCTGCAGCTTTTTTCCTTGATTATTTGGTGGAATCGCCAGATGGACAGCTTGTGACGGGACCATCAGTCTCTCCAGAAAACGTGTATGTATTGGCGGATGGAACTAGAGGGGCATTGACCATGGGGCCTTCTATGGATACGCAGATCATCCGTGAGTTGTTCGAGGCGTGTAAACAGAGCAGTCTCCTGCTGCAGGTCGATAGTGAGCTTCGTGAGCGGTACTCCGCGCTGCTGGAGCGGCTGCCTAAGCCGCAGATTGGCAAACACGGACAGATCATGGAATGGTTGAAGGACTATGAGGAGGATGATCCAGGTCATCGGCATATTTCACAGTTGTTTGCGCTGCATCCGGGAACCCAAATCAACCCGCATCGCACACCGGAATTAGCCAAAGCAGCTGCAGCCACACTGCAGCGGAGATTGGAAAATGGTGGCGGGCATACGGGTTGGAGCAGTGCGTGGATTGTCAATATGTATGCAAGACTGGAAGATGGCGAACAATCGTATGCACATTTAAACCACATGCTGTGCAAATCAACGTATCCCAATCTCTTTGATGCGCATCCTCCTTTTCAAATTGACGGGAATTTCGGTGCCACGGCTGGCATTGCCCAGATGCTGCTGCAATCTCATGCCGATGAGTTGAACTTACTTCCTGCGCTGCCGCCTGTGTGGTCTGAGGGTGAAGTGAGAGGACTAAGGGGGCGCGGCGGATACGTCGTCGACCTGAAGTGGACCGATGGAAAACTATCGGAAGCGATCATCAGCGCAGCGAAGGCTGGCTTATGTAGAGTCCGTACAAGTCATGACGTTCTAGTCCGCTGCGGGGGAGAAGATATCGCCTTAGGCGGGGACCAGTCAGTTGTAGAGTTTCGAGTTGAAGCTGGCAGAACGTATGAGCTTTATAGAAAATAATCGTTGAGACTTGTATGGACGGGTATCTAATTCCAGTTATTGTCATTCATTAGATGATTGGATTCGCAACTGCTA is drawn from Paenibacillus sp. V4I7 and contains these coding sequences:
- a CDS encoding glycoside hydrolase family 95 protein → MNNREKLWYLQPAKMWVEALPIGNGRLGGMIFGQVQEERIQLNEDSIWYGGPKDGINPDGSRYLEEIRELLFAGNVLEATRLTRMALFSTPKYYNPYQPLGDLRLYFHDQKGEVEDYRRELDLKKAIARTTYRVGGVNYRRTMFTSCPDQVMMIQLECDQPGKLHFSANLNRRPFEGETGALSEGSIWMGGECGKHGVEYACVLKAKSKDGHVSVIGDFLSVEGASSVTLMLAAASTFRESDPLAACKLQIDGADRFNADEIERRHIQDYQELYNRVSLSLTENDPFDDLPTDERLKLLQGDQSTVDSGLMELYFQYGRYLLIASSRPGCLPANLQGIWNDSFTPPWESKYTININTQMNYWPAEVCGLSECHEPLFDHIERMQVSGRQTARELYGCSGFVAHHNTNLWGETRPEGLFPTCVIWPMGAAWLSLHVWEHFVFTEDMDFLRHRAYPILKDAAAFFLDYLVESPDGQLVTGPSVSPENVYVLADGTRGALTMGPSMDTQIIRELFEACKQSSLLLQVDSELRERYSALLERLPKPQIGKHGQIMEWLKDYEEDDPGHRHISQLFALHPGTQINPHRTPELAKAAAATLQRRLENGGGHTGWSSAWIVNMYARLEDGEQSYAHLNHMLCKSTYPNLFDAHPPFQIDGNFGATAGIAQMLLQSHADELNLLPALPPVWSEGEVRGLRGRGGYVVDLKWTDGKLSEAIISAAKAGLCRVRTSHDVLVRCGGEDIALGGDQSVVEFRVEAGRTYELYRK
- a CDS encoding sensor histidine kinase; this encodes MKIRGLTKKLFVYFLIVIILSLSSVGIFSYMTSSDELAEMVENQMNQIVGNAVHHTDLYLIDYERSIVSILTNRQVMEFIDLKANREEYDFFTYRKMILETSVDPLFIRNPKLASVYLLSDKLNAVYYYNGVNEQSFNVEDKRKQREYLLANTTPDGKLSILNHTIIEGQENQMLTLVRRIRGFTSPELSGLLAIEMRSADLSALWKGIDLGKYGYLFIIDDKGRYVYHPEGVKVGSDVPNDFVQKLKQAGDHSFIDSNEGDQRMYLSRKSDYSGWQLVVSMPLHELRKPVANIRSTTLVVGLFTLALAILLAYRFGKSITKPIQVLKSGMRETEKGNWATIPLPSHRDEIVELMVRYNVMVNRLSEAVDRVVQVELSNSEIRMERQKAEFQSLQLQINPHFMYNTLETIVCYATIQDSEEISEIVKALAYMLRYSVQTNLEEITVANELKHVLYYLVVLRHRIGREFEIDVAIKPEYLLHAMVRLTLQPLVENVFQHAFPEGLEDYHFIRIDGGVEDGIFWISVEDNGSGMSETQLAQLQEKLSTNRLADAEIDEAGKKGGIGVLNVHRRIQMVYGENYGLRIESMAEQGTKMIMVMPASPKHYEKPNLE
- a CDS encoding response regulator, with protein sequence MHVLIVDDEPVIRRGMVKMAEMYTPSFSKIQTAENGVAALERIRVCEPDLVLTDVRMPKMDGLELCRIIHEEFPHIKTVVISGYSDFEYAQKSMDYGVRHYMLKPVTKSDVHGMLDQLIKKPSRSYMPPSRYIEWIDQMEQQIWALQMEELSSLISRWREYCLSANLSLAQLKELLDDCNALLVKRFQGRNYSPSSVQAHLQADSVKEALEAFEKGLNQMAKGLQDVRSGSFKDPMEEAKGFIDSRLSEDISLDQVAAMVGLTPTYFSSLFKKVTQETFVQYRIKKRMTKAKEMLAIPYVRIVDVASDVGYDDYPHFTKTFKKIVGVSPSEYRAGLGIK